Proteins from one Lachnospiraceae bacterium KGMB03038 genomic window:
- the prdD gene encoding proline reductase cluster protein PrdD, which produces MAEKEIDLRRLVIKAFHMTDVEWGEHNDVTVDGHMTVSKEMIDQLVAEEEYLEKIDIQIIKPGDHDRWTNTIMDIIPISTKVLGKLGEGITHTLTGVYVMLTGVDVNGKQCHEFGSSEGNLKEQLYLNRAGTPGDNDYIISFDVTLAAGMGQERPGPTAAHRACDKFIQTYRDKMKKFKGEKCTERHEYHDIVRPGKKRVLIVKQVAGQGAMYDTHLFAKEPSGVEGGRSIIDMGNMPILVTPNEYRDGIIRSMQ; this is translated from the coding sequence TTGGCAGAAAAAGAAATTGATCTGAGACGTCTTGTGATCAAAGCTTTCCACATGACGGACGTAGAGTGGGGAGAGCATAATGATGTGACCGTTGACGGACATATGACGGTCAGTAAAGAGATGATCGATCAGCTTGTGGCAGAAGAAGAATATCTGGAAAAAATTGATATCCAGATCATAAAACCAGGGGATCATGACCGCTGGACGAATACAATCATGGACATTATTCCAATTTCTACGAAAGTCCTTGGAAAGCTGGGAGAAGGAATCACGCATACACTTACAGGCGTATATGTGATGCTCACAGGCGTGGATGTGAATGGGAAACAGTGTCACGAATTTGGGTCTTCAGAGGGCAATCTGAAAGAGCAGTTATACTTAAACCGGGCAGGAACACCGGGAGACAATGATTATATCATCTCTTTTGATGTAACATTGGCGGCAGGCATGGGACAGGAGCGGCCAGGTCCGACAGCGGCACACCGGGCATGTGATAAGTTTATCCAGACCTACCGTGATAAGATGAAGAAATTCAAAGGCGAGAAATGTACAGAACGTCATGAATATCATGATATTGTAAGACCTGGGAAGAAACGGGTGCTGATCGTAAAACAGGTGGCAGGCCAAGGGGCAATGTATGATACTCACCTGTTTGCGAAAGAGCCTTCCGGTGTAGAAGGCGGACGCTCGATCATCGATATGGGCAACATGCCGATTCTGGTTACGCCCAATGAATATAGGGACGGAATCATCCGGTCTATGCAGTAA
- a CDS encoding sulfite exporter TauE/SafE family protein: protein MSAATILLIIMWAFAAVFFVILAKDVIAHKDELDKTKMGYNVLVSAVANFFDTLGIGSYAIATSAWKFNKAVSDDLIPGTLNVAFGIPICVEATITMTRIDVDPLTLVLMIAAAIIGSVLGAKIISKMDIMKIRVIMGVALLIVAAITLCKINAVGPFGMIGTARGLSGAMLAIGVIANFILGVLMTAGIGLYAPCMALVLLLGMSADVAFPIMMGSCAFLCPACGITFIKEGKYQRAATIPMIISGSIGVLIAGFIVTSLPLTLLTYLVCVVMVICALLFFHDASRSK, encoded by the coding sequence ATGAGCGCCGCAACTATCTTACTTATCATCATGTGGGCCTTTGCCGCAGTATTTTTCGTCATACTGGCCAAAGACGTGATCGCCCACAAAGACGAACTCGACAAGACAAAAATGGGGTACAATGTACTTGTCAGCGCGGTAGCAAACTTTTTTGACACTCTGGGAATTGGAAGCTATGCCATCGCCACTTCCGCATGGAAGTTCAACAAGGCTGTCTCTGACGACTTGATCCCCGGAACTCTAAATGTAGCTTTTGGTATCCCGATCTGCGTGGAAGCTACCATTACTATGACTCGGATCGATGTGGATCCTCTGACTCTGGTCTTAATGATCGCTGCCGCCATCATAGGCTCTGTACTCGGAGCTAAGATCATATCCAAAATGGATATCATGAAGATTCGTGTCATTATGGGTGTTGCTCTCTTGATCGTCGCGGCCATTACATTGTGTAAGATCAACGCCGTGGGGCCATTCGGCATGATCGGCACCGCCAGGGGGCTGTCCGGCGCAATGCTGGCGATCGGTGTGATCGCCAACTTTATCCTGGGTGTTCTTATGACGGCAGGCATCGGCTTATATGCTCCTTGTATGGCTCTTGTACTCCTGCTTGGCATGAGCGCGGATGTGGCCTTCCCGATCATGATGGGTTCCTGCGCGTTCCTGTGTCCGGCCTGCGGAATTACCTTTATTAAGGAAGGAAAATATCAGAGAGCCGCCACGATCCCTATGATCATCTCCGGATCCATCGGTGTTCTGATCGCTGGATTTATCGTAACATCGCTGCCGCTTACTTTGCTGACTTACTTGGTATGCGTAGTCATGGTAATCTGCGCGCTCCTGTTTTTCCACGATGCCAGCAGATCAAAATAA
- a CDS encoding proline reductase, with protein sequence MGIGPSTKETSLHHFRDPLLDVVSADTDLDLMGIIIVGTPDDNEDKMLVGTRTAVWAEAMRADGVILSSDGWGNSDVDYTNTCEQLGTRGIAVTGLNFSGTVAQFVVVNDYLDGIIDINKSADGTETNVVGENNMVELDCKKATALLKLKMRQNDQKR encoded by the coding sequence ATGGGAATCGGACCATCGACAAAAGAAACATCCCTGCATCATTTCAGAGATCCGCTTTTGGATGTAGTGTCCGCGGATACAGATTTGGATCTGATGGGAATCATTATTGTTGGAACACCAGATGATAATGAGGATAAGATGCTGGTAGGAACGAGAACCGCAGTCTGGGCGGAAGCTATGAGGGCGGATGGAGTGATCCTGTCTTCCGATGGCTGGGGGAACAGTGACGTGGATTATACCAACACCTGTGAACAGCTTGGTACAAGGGGAATTGCTGTGACCGGACTGAATTTTAGCGGTACGGTAGCGCAGTTTGTAGTAGTAAATGATTATCTGGATGGAATCATAGACATTAATAAGAGCGCTGACGGAACAGAAACGAATGTGGTAGGCGAGAATAATATGGTAGAGCTGGATTGTAAGAAGGCAACGGCGCTTTTGAAATTGAAAATGCGTCAGAACGACCAGAAAAGATAA
- a CDS encoding YcxB family protein: MEKKEQMEYTDPRKNYYTVHIRRDTKLMMTFIKFQNRVSHPRVTFNLFVTGALLAALPTVIKGMAFPGVVISYGMGGLLILMALFRQYLTLSMMKSNPEIKENEEIRYYFGNSGVRAVHESFEENMGYYKNVYRVWEDEKTYYVGMNEEDLLILPKEGFEEGDEKEFRQFMLDKSGADYRWTPVRVTNQWKNFLVNTKNRITQLRMEAQEQEKEKKK; this comes from the coding sequence ATGGAAAAGAAAGAACAGATGGAATATACGGATCCGAGGAAAAATTATTACACCGTACATATCCGACGGGATACAAAATTAATGATGACGTTTATCAAGTTTCAAAATCGGGTCAGTCATCCCAGAGTAACCTTTAACTTGTTCGTCACAGGCGCGCTGCTGGCGGCTCTGCCTACGGTGATCAAAGGGATGGCGTTCCCGGGAGTGGTCATAAGCTATGGAATGGGAGGGCTTCTGATCCTGATGGCTCTGTTCCGCCAATATCTTACCCTGTCTATGATGAAAAGCAATCCGGAGATAAAAGAGAATGAAGAGATTAGATACTACTTTGGGAATTCCGGAGTTAGGGCGGTACATGAATCCTTTGAAGAAAATATGGGGTATTACAAGAATGTGTACCGCGTCTGGGAAGATGAAAAAACCTACTACGTGGGAATGAATGAAGAAGATCTTCTGATCCTTCCAAAAGAGGGCTTTGAAGAAGGGGATGAAAAAGAATTCCGGCAGTTTATGCTGGATAAGAGCGGAGCGGATTATCGATGGACTCCTGTAAGGGTTACAAACCAGTGGAAGAACTTTTTAGTAAATACAAAAAACAGGATTACACAGCTTAGGATGGAAGCCCAAGAGCAGGAAAAAGAAAAAAAGAAGTAG
- a CDS encoding TSUP family transporter, with amino-acid sequence MYIMKGLCVIGIILNIVLMLRKNKQLRANPEKDPATGMTGEELWAKGKQPKNLIATSITGFVANFLDTLGIGSFAPSSASFKLTKSVDDILVPGTLNVGDTIPVCVEAFLFFGFVDMDILTLVLMLIASVAGSFVMADIVTKFDRKKVRYALFVGLFILATVILMKVFAVGPFGTIGTELGLRGVKLVIAVVGNFIFGALMSIGVGLYAPCMAMVLALGMDAGCAFPAMMGSCAYLMAFGNGPKFIAQGRYDMVACWTQAIFGAIGVYVAYAFVSSLPLDTLTKVIAVIVYITAFLYLHDAIKKGSAA; translated from the coding sequence ATGTATATCATGAAAGGATTGTGCGTGATCGGCATTATCCTGAACATTGTTCTGATGCTCAGAAAGAACAAACAGCTCCGTGCAAACCCGGAGAAAGATCCTGCAACTGGAATGACTGGTGAGGAACTGTGGGCGAAGGGAAAACAGCCAAAGAACCTTATCGCTACTTCTATTACTGGATTTGTAGCTAACTTCCTGGATACTTTGGGAATCGGTTCTTTTGCTCCGTCTTCTGCTTCCTTTAAGCTGACGAAGTCTGTAGACGATATCCTGGTTCCTGGTACTCTGAACGTAGGTGATACAATCCCTGTATGTGTGGAGGCGTTCCTGTTCTTTGGTTTTGTAGATATGGATATCCTGACACTTGTACTTATGCTGATTGCTTCTGTAGCTGGTTCTTTCGTAATGGCCGACATTGTAACCAAATTCGACCGGAAGAAAGTTCGTTACGCATTGTTCGTAGGTTTGTTTATCTTGGCTACTGTAATCCTTATGAAAGTTTTCGCTGTTGGACCTTTCGGCACGATTGGTACTGAGCTTGGACTTCGCGGAGTAAAACTCGTGATCGCCGTTGTCGGCAACTTTATCTTCGGCGCTCTGATGAGTATCGGTGTTGGTCTGTACGCACCTTGTATGGCTATGGTTTTGGCGCTTGGTATGGATGCCGGATGTGCGTTCCCAGCTATGATGGGATCTTGCGCATACCTGATGGCATTCGGTAATGGCCCGAAATTCATCGCTCAGGGAAGATACGACATGGTAGCTTGCTGGACACAGGCAATCTTTGGCGCGATCGGCGTATATGTAGCGTACGCTTTCGTTTCCAGCTTACCGCTGGATACTTTGACCAAGGTTATCGCTGTTATCGTTTACATCACAGCATTCCTGTATCTGCATGACGCGATCAAGAAAGGCTCTGCAGCTTAA